From Woronichinia naegeliana WA131, the proteins below share one genomic window:
- a CDS encoding transposase family protein, with protein sequence MLFFLENLVDLPKVNIRNVIQEGKQAFLILSCQEEEVKCNYCGSLTDELHQTNSVLVRDLSISGQMVYLKVPRRKFYCKDCQRFFTENLEFMEARRKYTVRYEEYIYGRVNVSSVEQVGREESLSWDQVNGIYQRQCEAKKKDWQGVKHLGMDEIAKRKGHQNFVTVLGDIEKGELIEVIDSHQQDKIIEVLMEKELEVREGGATFS encoded by the coding sequence ATGTTATTTTTTCTAGAAAATCTGGTAGATTTGCCAAAGGTAAACATAAGAAATGTGATTCAAGAGGGAAAACAAGCGTTTTTAATACTGAGTTGTCAAGAGGAAGAAGTCAAATGTAATTATTGTGGTAGCTTAACGGATGAATTACATCAGACGAACAGTGTATTAGTAAGGGACTTGTCTATCTCTGGTCAAATGGTATATCTGAAAGTCCCTCGTCGTAAATTTTACTGTAAAGATTGTCAAAGGTTTTTTACAGAAAATCTAGAATTTATGGAAGCCCGTAGGAAATACACAGTGAGGTATGAAGAATATATTTATGGACGAGTAAATGTGAGCAGTGTGGAACAAGTAGGTAGAGAGGAATCTCTATCATGGGATCAAGTGAATGGAATTTACCAACGTCAATGTGAAGCTAAAAAAAAAGATTGGCAAGGAGTAAAACACCTCGGGATGGATGAAATAGCGAAACGAAAAGGTCATCAGAATTTTGTAACAGTGTTAGGAGATATAGAGAAAGGAGAATTAATAGAAGTGATAGATAGTCATCAACAAGATAAAATCATCGAAGTGCTGATGGAGAAAGAATTAGAGGTGAGGGAAGGGGGTGCGACCTTTAGTTGA
- a CDS encoding IS1634 family transposase, translating to MNNLNIKDLDHLGIVAGIIDEMGLVEIIDEEVGTHPQEKLSVGTIVKAMILNCLGCINAPLYLLSEFFKGKALEYLLGEGIKAEDLNDDKLGRSLDKVFGVGVKNRFTKIVLKAAAIFGIEQKSKHLDSTSMSVQGKYKERIEDEEDEQTKAIKIKFGYSRDKRPDLKQFMLNMICSGDGGVPLFMQLGDGNESDKKVFPQIIKDCQERGSSGFAVEDV from the coding sequence ATGAATAACCTAAATATTAAAGACCTCGACCACTTAGGAATCGTAGCGGGAATTATAGATGAAATGGGTTTAGTAGAAATTATCGATGAGGAAGTGGGAACTCATCCTCAAGAAAAGCTCAGTGTAGGTACAATAGTAAAAGCAATGATATTAAACTGCTTAGGATGTATCAATGCTCCGTTATATTTGTTGAGTGAGTTTTTTAAAGGAAAAGCATTAGAATACCTATTAGGAGAAGGAATAAAAGCAGAAGATTTAAATGATGACAAGCTAGGAAGGTCATTGGATAAGGTATTTGGAGTGGGGGTAAAAAACCGGTTCACGAAAATAGTCCTAAAAGCGGCAGCAATCTTTGGAATAGAACAAAAGTCAAAGCATTTAGACTCAACCTCAATGTCTGTACAAGGGAAGTATAAGGAAAGGATAGAAGATGAGGAAGACGAGCAGACAAAAGCCATAAAAATAAAATTTGGTTATTCCAGAGATAAACGACCAGACCTAAAACAGTTTATGTTAAATATGATATGTAGTGGAGATGGTGGTGTCCCTCTCTTTATGCAATTAGGAGATGGCAATGAATCGGATAAAAAGGTGTTTCCCCAGATAATCAAAGACTGTCAAGAAAGGGGTTCTTCTGGCTTTGCGGTAGAAGATGTATAA
- a CDS encoding IS630 family transposase has protein sequence MTNFLDQKTKKELQKALKTEEHAVTRERILIMLLRNEGKTYDEISGLLGCCKRQVWYWCNNGNPKEIESLRDKRKKGNHRKVTEEYIEKLTEIIIKEPEEFGYEFGRWTVARLSTHMEKETGILLGNTQLRNMLKKKRFVYIWAKYSLEDKKDEQKREEFRKKVEEYKKLLKEKPESIQIWFWDESGFSLRVIRRKHWTKKGKRKKVRGDRRKGRVNVMGGIRYTDKKRWVDLIPTGNSQNFKSVLLKFYKDIQREWIEQGNKKEDFEKNGPKIVIILDNASFHKKQEILDESTEEMPNIILEFLPPYSPDYNLMELVWHSAKEYIANKLFKSIEELESLIHKLLNEGGLTICWGRKIKNKGSSIIAS, from the coding sequence ATTACAAACTTCTTAGACCAAAAGACCAAGAAAGAGCTACAAAAAGCCCTTAAAACGGAAGAGCACGCAGTTACAAGAGAGAGAATATTGATTATGTTACTGAGAAATGAAGGAAAAACGTATGATGAAATATCAGGATTATTAGGATGTTGCAAACGACAAGTGTGGTACTGGTGCAATAATGGAAATCCGAAAGAGATAGAAAGCTTAAGAGACAAAAGAAAAAAAGGAAATCACAGGAAAGTAACAGAAGAATACATAGAGAAATTGACGGAGATAATAATCAAAGAGCCTGAAGAGTTTGGATATGAATTTGGACGTTGGACAGTAGCAAGACTATCAACTCATATGGAAAAAGAAACGGGTATATTGTTAGGAAATACACAACTTAGAAATATGCTTAAAAAAAAGCGATTTGTCTACATCTGGGCAAAATATAGTCTAGAAGATAAAAAAGATGAGCAAAAAAGAGAGGAATTTAGAAAGAAAGTTGAAGAGTACAAGAAGCTTTTGAAAGAAAAGCCAGAATCAATCCAGATATGGTTTTGGGATGAAAGTGGCTTCAGCTTAAGAGTAATACGGAGAAAACATTGGACAAAAAAAGGAAAGCGTAAAAAAGTGAGGGGAGATAGAAGAAAAGGAAGAGTCAATGTAATGGGTGGTATTAGATATACTGACAAAAAACGGTGGGTTGATTTGATTCCCACTGGTAACTCTCAGAACTTCAAGAGTGTATTATTAAAATTTTACAAAGACATACAAAGAGAATGGATAGAACAAGGAAATAAAAAAGAAGACTTTGAAAAGAATGGTCCGAAGATTGTGATTATTTTAGATAATGCGAGCTTCCACAAAAAGCAAGAAATTCTAGACGAGAGCACGGAAGAAATGCCAAACATTATTTTGGAGTTTTTACCCCCCTATAGTCCCGATTATAATTTAATGGAATTGGTATGGCATTCAGCAAAAGAATATATTGCAAATAAATTATTCAAATCAATTGAAGAATTAGAATCTCTCATCCATAAACTTCTTAATGAAGGTGGATTGACAATATGTTGGGGACGTAAAATCAAAAACAAGGGCTCAAGTATTATTGCAAGTTAA
- a CDS encoding reverse transcriptase N-terminal domain-containing protein, whose protein sequence is MNTAFKPMYEWETINWAKVQRYVFKLQKRIYQASEGVDVKAVRKLQRLLTNSWYAKVLAVRKVTQDNKGKNTPGIDGIKRLRNPQKIRLTKELRFNDKSDPTKRVWISCHQFNLQ, encoded by the coding sequence ATGAACACGGCTTTTAAACCGATGTATGAATGGGAAACAATAAACTGGGCTAAGGTTCAGCGATATGTTTTCAAGCTTCAAAAGAGAATCTATCAAGCCTCTGAAGGTGTTGATGTTAAGGCAGTGCGTAAATTACAAAGGCTGTTGACTAATTCGTGGTATGCCAAAGTTTTGGCTGTCAGAAAAGTGACCCAAGATAACAAGGGTAAAAATACTCCCGGTATTGATGGGATAAAACGTTTACGGAATCCCCAGAAAATCAGATTAACCAAAGAGTTACGCTTTAACGACAAATCCGACCCCACAAAAAGGGTATGGATAAGCTGTCATCAGTTTAACTTGCAATAA